A part of Streptomyces sp. SLBN-31 genomic DNA contains:
- a CDS encoding ParA family protein, translating into MGGSVHCEPEVEESESLRSDANIAGPMTDPVPGPRTESMGEDVSRETPPPMDDTPIGRAAQLAVEALSRAGEGLPRPEQTRVIVVANQKGGVGKTTTTVNLAASLAVHGGRVLVIDLDPQGNASTALGIDHHAEVPSIYDVLIDSKPLADVVQPVPDVEGLFCAPATIDLAGAEIELVSLVARESRLQRAIQAYEHPLDYILIDCPPSLGLLTVNALVAGAEVLIPIQCEYYALEGLGQLLRNVDLVRGHLNPALHVSTILLTMYDGRTRLASQVAEEVRTHFGDEVLRTSIPRSVRISEAPSYGQTVLTYDPGSSGALSYLEAAREIALKGVGVSYDPTQAHIGAQSNPSMVEGIQ; encoded by the coding sequence ATGGGAGGCTCTGTTCATTGCGAGCCTGAAGTCGAGGAGAGTGAATCCTTGCGGTCCGACGCCAACATCGCGGGACCGATGACCGATCCGGTCCCCGGTCCCCGTACCGAGTCGATGGGGGAGGATGTTTCACGTGAAACACCGCCCCCGATGGACGACACTCCGATCGGTCGTGCTGCCCAACTGGCCGTGGAAGCTCTGAGTCGCGCAGGCGAGGGCCTGCCGCGGCCCGAGCAGACCCGCGTCATCGTGGTCGCCAACCAGAAGGGTGGCGTGGGCAAGACGACGACGACGGTCAACCTCGCGGCTTCGCTGGCCGTCCACGGAGGCCGGGTCCTCGTGATCGACCTCGACCCGCAGGGCAACGCGTCGACGGCCTTGGGGATCGACCACCACGCCGAAGTGCCGTCCATCTACGACGTTCTGATCGACAGCAAGCCGCTGGCCGACGTCGTTCAGCCCGTCCCGGATGTCGAGGGGCTCTTCTGCGCGCCCGCCACGATCGATCTCGCCGGTGCGGAGATCGAGCTGGTCTCCCTGGTGGCACGTGAGAGCAGGCTCCAGCGCGCGATCCAGGCCTACGAGCACCCACTGGACTACATCCTCATCGACTGCCCGCCCTCGCTCGGTCTGCTGACGGTCAACGCGTTGGTCGCCGGTGCGGAGGTCCTCATCCCGATCCAGTGCGAGTACTACGCGCTGGAGGGTCTGGGCCAGCTGCTGCGCAACGTCGACCTGGTGCGGGGGCACCTCAACCCCGCCCTGCACGTATCGACGATCCTGCTCACCATGTACGACGGCCGGACGCGGCTCGCGTCGCAGGTCGCGGAAGAGGTGCGCACCCACTTCGGTGACGAGGTGCTGCGGACGAGCATTCCCCGCTCGGTCCGTATCTCCGAGGCGCCGAGCTATGGACAGACAGTGCTGACCTACGATCCGGGGTCCAGCGGTGCGTTGTCCTATCTTGAGGCGGCACGAGAAATCGCGCTGAAGGGTGTCGGCGTCAGTTACGACCCGACGCAGGCCCATATCGGCGCCCAGAGCAACCCGAGCATGGTGGAGGGTATTCAGTGA
- a CDS encoding R3H domain-containing nucleic acid-binding protein encodes MTEGTTSAAAEGADTLTRLEQEGEIAADYLEGLLDIADLDGDIDMDVEADRAAVSIISDTGSRDLQKLVGRDGEVLEALQELTRLAVHRETGDRSRLMLDIAGYRAQKRAELSELGSKAAAEVKNTGEPVKMKPMTPFERKVVHDAVKAAGLRSESEGEEPQRFVVVLPA; translated from the coding sequence GTGACGGAAGGCACCACCTCCGCCGCTGCCGAGGGTGCAGACACCCTGACCCGCCTGGAGCAGGAGGGCGAGATCGCGGCGGACTACCTCGAGGGTCTGCTGGACATCGCCGATCTCGACGGCGACATCGACATGGACGTCGAGGCCGACCGCGCCGCTGTCTCGATCATCAGCGACACGGGGAGCCGAGACCTGCAGAAGCTGGTCGGCCGTGACGGTGAGGTGCTGGAGGCACTCCAGGAGCTCACGCGCCTGGCCGTGCACCGGGAGACCGGCGACCGCAGCCGTCTGATGCTGGACATCGCCGGCTACCGCGCCCAGAAGCGCGCCGAACTCTCCGAGCTGGGCTCCAAGGCCGCGGCCGAGGTCAAGAACACCGGTGAGCCGGTGAAGATGAAGCCGATGACGCCCTTCGAGCGCAAGGTCGTGCACGACGCGGTCAAGGCCGCGGGCCTGCGCAGCGAGTCCGAGGGCGAAGAGCCGCAGCGCTTCGTCGTCGTGCTTCCCGCCTGA
- a CDS encoding GNAT family N-acetyltransferase, which produces MGRRLVPLTLDNLQDLPNRCRSCVFWELDPVSGEAAVKAGTAALEKESWISAVLLDWGSCGRVVYVDDAPVGFVLYAPPAYVPRSTAFPTSPVSPDAVQLITASIMPGYQGQGLGRVMVQTVAKDLLRRGFKAIEAFGDARWKEPACVLPADHLLAVGFKTVRPHPVHPRLRLELRTTLSWKEDVEMALDRLLGAVQKEPALRPL; this is translated from the coding sequence ATGGGGCGTCGGCTCGTACCGCTCACGCTGGACAACCTTCAGGACCTTCCCAACCGCTGCCGGTCGTGTGTCTTCTGGGAACTCGACCCAGTCAGCGGAGAGGCCGCGGTAAAGGCCGGCACGGCCGCCCTGGAGAAGGAGTCGTGGATCTCCGCCGTCCTGCTGGACTGGGGGTCCTGCGGCCGGGTCGTCTATGTCGACGACGCGCCAGTGGGTTTCGTGCTCTATGCCCCGCCCGCCTATGTGCCCCGCTCCACGGCGTTTCCCACCAGCCCCGTGTCACCGGACGCGGTGCAGCTGATCACCGCGTCCATCATGCCGGGTTACCAGGGGCAGGGACTGGGGAGGGTGATGGTGCAGACCGTCGCCAAGGACCTCCTGCGCCGGGGCTTCAAGGCGATTGAAGCCTTCGGGGACGCGCGGTGGAAGGAGCCGGCGTGTGTCCTGCCGGCCGATCATCTCCTGGCCGTGGGCTTCAAGACCGTGCGGCCGCACCCTGTTCACCCGCGCCTGCGGCTGGAGCTACGGACGACGCTCTCCTGGAAGGAAGACGTGGAGATG
- the yidC gene encoding membrane protein insertase YidC — MDTIASLFSFITTPVSWVIVQFHSVYGKIFGPDTGWAWGLSIVSLVILIRICLIPLFVKQIKATRAMQTLQPEMKKIQERYKNDKQRQSEEMMKLYKETGTNPLSSCLPILAQSPFFFALYHVLNGIATGSTIGVINESLLASARKAHIFGAPLAAKFTDSSAKVESLGASLTDVRVVTAIMIVLMSASQFYTQRQLMTKNVDTTVKTPFMQQQKMLMYVFPVMFAVFGINFPVGVLVYWLTTNVWTMGQQMYVIHNNPTPGSKAQAAYLERLTKHVTHHGKVRRRSEKTIVKAIVAKGRDRNEFERKFINGLTKAGLAAQADGTVVKSDAAVVTQTEDGTPATGAAAPKRQQPKRQTKAQRQSGPTKPGDSGPTTSLSKSDEPEDAKPEDAKPAAAAKKAASQPASGTRSKAQSGQRKGPQRPKSPSKK; from the coding sequence GTGGACACGATTGCCAGCCTCTTCAGCTTCATCACGACACCCGTCTCATGGGTCATCGTCCAGTTCCACTCCGTGTACGGGAAGATCTTCGGTCCTGACACGGGCTGGGCCTGGGGCCTGTCCATCGTGTCCCTGGTGATCCTGATCCGGATCTGCCTGATCCCGCTCTTCGTGAAGCAGATCAAGGCCACTCGGGCGATGCAGACGCTCCAGCCCGAGATGAAGAAGATCCAGGAGCGCTACAAGAACGACAAGCAGCGCCAGTCCGAAGAGATGATGAAGCTGTACAAGGAGACGGGCACCAACCCGCTCTCCTCGTGCCTTCCCATCCTGGCGCAGTCGCCGTTCTTCTTCGCCCTGTACCACGTGCTCAACGGCATCGCGACGGGCTCCACGATCGGCGTCATCAACGAGTCGCTGCTCGCCAGCGCCCGTAAGGCGCACATCTTCGGCGCCCCGCTGGCGGCGAAGTTCACCGACAGCTCGGCGAAGGTGGAGTCGCTCGGCGCCTCCCTGACCGACGTCCGGGTCGTCACCGCGATCATGATCGTCCTGATGTCGGCGTCGCAGTTCTACACGCAGCGCCAGCTGATGACGAAGAACGTCGACACCACGGTCAAGACGCCGTTCATGCAGCAGCAGAAGATGCTGATGTACGTCTTCCCGGTTATGTTCGCCGTCTTCGGCATCAACTTCCCGGTCGGTGTCCTCGTCTACTGGCTGACCACCAACGTGTGGACCATGGGCCAGCAGATGTACGTCATCCACAACAACCCGACCCCGGGTTCCAAGGCCCAGGCCGCCTACCTGGAGCGTCTGACCAAGCACGTCACGCACCACGGCAAGGTCCGCCGGCGCAGCGAGAAGACCATCGTGAAGGCGATCGTCGCCAAGGGCCGCGACCGCAACGAGTTCGAGCGCAAGTTCATCAACGGTCTCACCAAGGCGGGCCTCGCCGCCCAGGCCGACGGCACCGTGGTGAAGAGCGACGCCGCCGTGGTCACGCAGACCGAGGACGGTACGCCGGCCACCGGCGCCGCCGCCCCCAAGCGTCAGCAGCCCAAGCGTCAGACCAAGGCCCAGCGTCAGTCCGGCCCGACCAAGCCGGGCGACTCCGGACCGACCACGTCGCTGAGCAAGTCCGACGAGCCCGAGGACGCCAAGCCGGAGGACGCCAAGCCTGCCGCCGCTGCCAAGAAGGCCGCCTCGCAGCCCGCCAGCGGCACCCGCAGCAAGGCCCAGTCCGGGCAGCGCAAGGGCCCGCAGCGCCCCAAGTCCCCGTCCAAGAAGTAA
- a CDS encoding ParB/RepB/Spo0J family partition protein, whose amino-acid sequence MSERRRGLGRGLGALIPAAPTEKTPASAAVGGAGAASSSSVPVLTTERGVAAAKVTTLPPVSHETEVPSQHSVEEIPAAPVGAHFAELPLDSITPNPRQPREVFDEDALQELVTSIQEVGLLQPVVVRQVAPSRYELIMGERRWRASREAGLDAIPAIVRATDDDKLLLDALLENLHRAQLNPLEEAAAYDQLLKDFNCTHDQLADRIGRSRPQVSNTLRLLKLSPAVQRRVAAGVLSAGHARALLSVEDSEEQDRLAHRIVAEGLSVRAVEEIVTLMGSRPQIAQRAKGPRAGTRVSPALTDLATRLSDRFETRVKVDLGQKKGKITVEFASMEDLERILGTLAPGEGPVFQQGLHDGDSEESEA is encoded by the coding sequence GTGAGCGAGCGACGGAGGGGTTTGGGCCGTGGACTCGGCGCACTGATCCCCGCTGCCCCGACGGAGAAGACGCCGGCGTCGGCCGCGGTGGGAGGCGCCGGTGCCGCGTCCTCGTCGTCGGTCCCGGTGCTGACGACCGAGCGCGGAGTGGCCGCGGCGAAGGTGACAACGCTGCCGCCGGTTTCACATGAAACCGAGGTGCCGTCGCAGCACAGTGTCGAGGAGATTCCCGCGGCCCCGGTGGGCGCTCACTTCGCGGAGCTTCCCCTCGACTCCATCACCCCGAACCCGCGCCAGCCCCGTGAGGTCTTCGACGAGGACGCTCTGCAGGAACTGGTGACCTCCATTCAGGAGGTCGGCCTTCTCCAGCCGGTCGTCGTGCGTCAGGTCGCTCCCTCGCGCTACGAGCTCATCATGGGCGAGCGGCGCTGGCGGGCCAGCCGTGAGGCGGGCCTGGACGCGATCCCGGCGATCGTGCGGGCCACGGACGACGACAAGCTCCTTCTGGACGCCCTTCTGGAGAACCTGCACCGCGCGCAGCTGAACCCGCTGGAAGAGGCCGCCGCCTACGACCAGCTCCTGAAGGACTTCAACTGCACCCACGACCAGCTGGCCGACCGCATCGGCCGGTCTCGCCCGCAGGTGTCCAACACACTGCGTCTGCTGAAGCTCTCGCCGGCCGTGCAGCGCCGGGTGGCGGCCGGCGTGCTGTCGGCCGGTCATGCGCGGGCCCTGCTCTCAGTCGAGGACTCGGAGGAGCAGGATCGGCTGGCCCACCGCATCGTCGCGGAGGGGCTCTCGGTGCGGGCCGTCGAGGAGATCGTGACCCTGATGGGTTCGCGGCCGCAGATCGCTCAGCGCGCCAAGGGGCCCCGTGCCGGCACCCGGGTCTCCCCGGCGCTGACGGACCTCGCCACCCGGCTCTCGGACCGTTTCGAGACACGCGTGAAGGTCGACCTGGGGCAGAAGAAGGGCAAGATCACCGTCGAGTTCGCGTCGATGGAAGACCTTGAGCGAATCCTCGGCACGCTCGCTCCCGGCGAGGGACCGGTGTTTCAGCAGGGCCTTCACGACGGGGACTCCGAGGAGTCCGAGGCGTAG
- the yidD gene encoding membrane protein insertion efficiency factor YidD, whose translation MKYPLLALIKLYQWTISPLLGPVCKYYPSCSHYGYTAIDRHGAIKGTALTAWRILRCNPWSLGGVDHVPPRKRPRWHEMLRDAWRARRGGSSAAETAPEENPVSSTEENPPSSPAAETSSHAQGA comes from the coding sequence ATGAAGTACCCACTGCTGGCTCTGATCAAGCTGTACCAGTGGACGATCAGTCCGCTGCTCGGGCCGGTGTGCAAGTACTACCCGTCGTGTTCCCACTACGGCTACACGGCCATCGACCGGCACGGCGCGATCAAGGGCACGGCGCTCACCGCCTGGCGCATCCTGCGGTGCAATCCGTGGTCGCTGGGCGGTGTGGACCATGTACCGCCCCGCAAGCGTCCGCGATGGCACGAAATGCTGCGTGACGCGTGGCGTGCACGCAGGGGCGGGTCCTCCGCCGCCGAAACGGCCCCCGAAGAGAATCCTGTTTCGAGCACCGAAGAGAATCCTCCTTCGAGCCCGGCCGCAGAGACCTCGTCCCATGCCCAAGGAGCATGA
- the rsmG gene encoding 16S rRNA (guanine(527)-N(7))-methyltransferase RsmG, whose amino-acid sequence MTEAAELPPAPEQAREVFGDRFADAVRYAELLAEAGVQRGLIGPREVPRLWERHLLNCAVLSEVVPEGVTVCDVGSGAGLPGIPLALVREDLKITLLEPLLRRTNFLTEVVELLGLDHVTVMRGRAEEVMGKLPAVHVVTARAVAPLDRLAAWGIPLLRPYGEMLALKGDTAEEELKAAATALSKLGAVETSVLHVGEGVVDPLSTVVRVEVGESPGGVRFAAKRAKAARTGRTRRRR is encoded by the coding sequence GTGACGGAGGCAGCGGAGCTCCCCCCTGCGCCCGAGCAGGCGCGTGAGGTGTTCGGTGATCGCTTCGCGGACGCGGTTCGCTACGCGGAGCTGCTCGCCGAGGCGGGTGTGCAGCGCGGTCTCATCGGGCCACGCGAAGTGCCCCGCCTGTGGGAGCGGCACCTGCTGAACTGCGCCGTGCTCTCGGAGGTCGTGCCCGAGGGCGTGACCGTGTGCGACGTGGGCTCGGGAGCCGGTCTGCCCGGTATTCCGTTGGCCCTCGTCCGGGAGGACCTGAAGATCACGCTGCTGGAGCCCCTGCTGCGGCGCACGAACTTCCTCACGGAGGTCGTGGAGCTGCTGGGCCTGGACCATGTGACGGTCATGCGGGGCCGGGCCGAGGAGGTCATGGGCAAGCTGCCGGCGGTGCACGTCGTGACCGCACGGGCCGTGGCCCCGCTGGACCGCCTGGCCGCGTGGGGCATTCCGCTGCTGCGGCCGTACGGGGAGATGCTGGCCCTCAAGGGGGACACGGCCGAGGAGGAGCTGAAGGCCGCCGCCACGGCCCTGAGCAAGCTCGGCGCCGTGGAGACGTCGGTCCTGCACGTCGGTGAGGGCGTGGTGGATCCCTTGTCCACCGTGGTGCGAGTGGAGGTCGGCGAGAGCCCGGGCGGCGTCCGCTTCGCGGCCAAGCGGGCCAAGGCGGCCCGGACGGGCAGGACTCGTCGGCGTCGGTGA